One Synechococcus sp. Nb3U1 genomic window, GTATTGGCTACTTGACTGGCTGCTCCACTGACATAGATCCCGGAAGCGGCCCGAGTTTCCACCAGGCCCATTTCTTCCAGTTGGTGATAGACCTTGTTGATGGTGTTGCGGTGCAGGCCCGTTTGCATGGCCAATTGGCGGGTGCTAGGCAGGCGACGACCGGGGGGAAATTGCCCACAGGCGATGGCAAAACAAAGTAGGTTAAACAACTGTACAGAGCCAGGGATCCCACTCTCCGGTTGAATGGAAATGCGCATCATCGGTCCGTTGTTCTCCCTACGGAATCACCTGCCAGCAAGATACAGCCTTTTCCAGCGTTATCTGATACAGCAGATTCAGGTCAATCCCTTGCTCCATAAGGTTTTTTGCCTAGCTCAAGGGCCTGCGTGAAGTCGGAAAAGGCTGTAGCGTTAACGCAGAAAGGATTGGCATTCAATGGGGCCTGGATTCAATCCAAGACTGGTAGGGTAAGAGCAGCCGCATCCGGCGTGCTGTCAAAATCGCCCGTTGTGCAGAGTTTACTTGAGGCTGGTTATGCTCTTTAGCCTGCTTAACTTGCCCTATTGGATCCTGTTGGGGGTTGGGGTCGGACTGTTTTTACTGGTAATCCTGGCGGGTGGGGGAGATGAAGATCTGGAGGTAGAGGCCGAATTGGACTCAGAGCTAGAGGCTGACGGGGGATCCCTGTGGAGCTGGCTGGGGGTGGGGGAGGCGCCGCTGATCTTGTTGTTGGCCCTGGATTTTTCCCTCTGGGGGCTGCTGGGCTGGCTGGTTCAGGTGACGTTGCTGGGTTGGCTGGGATCCCTGGGCAATAGGGGGCAATTTTTGGTTTTGATGGGATCCTTGGTGGTTGCCATCGGCTTGGGGCGTTGGATTGCTCGTCCGATTGGTTTGGCATTCGCCGGGTTTGGCGAGGATGCCAGCGAGGAACGGTTGATTGGGCGGGTGGGCACCGTTAGCTCCCAGGAGATCCCCTTGGGAGGGCGAATTGGCCAGGTGGATGTCTTGGATACCCACCGCAATCGAGTCACCGTCAGCGCTCGGCTGCCTGAATGGGCCACCGCTGCACCGAAAAGAGGCCAGGAGGTGATCTTGATCGAGCGGGGATCCCAGGGATATGTGGTGATCTTGAAAGATAGCCCCGATGAGGCCCACTGGTTACGGCCTGGGTCTTCCCCTACTTTGCCGGAATAGGCTCCGTTTTGACTTGGTACCAGATTTCATTTGAGTCGTAGAAGTCTTGTTGTATGCTCAGGGCGTACCAGAGGGAATGGAATTGCCCCGTTGCAGTGCCCCTGCCCATCAGACTTATCTGCAGTAGAGAGGGATCCCTGATGTTGTTTTGGCTAGCGTTGCTGCAATCTTTACCGATCCCCAGCGAGAGGGATCTCCCGCAAGCACAGGTTACCCTCCTCCCGCAACGCCCTCCGCTACCCACCACTTTAACCCAGACGAACGGGATCCCTTTATCAGCCCGCGGTCAACTGCTGAGTGGCCCCACTTTTTTTGCCGGGGTGGCTGGAGCGATTGTCTTTCTGTTGCTCCTGGCCATTTGGGCCTATACCCGCGTCTACGTGATCACCCCCAACAACGAAGCCTTTGTGCGCACAGGCGGGGTGGTGGCCAAGAAAAAGACTGTGATTTTGAATGGTGGCTGCATCGTTTTACCCGGGTTTCATGAGCTGACACGGGTTCCTTTGCGGGAGATTTCCATCGATGTGGAACGTACCGGGAAACTGGCGGTGCGCACCCAAGACTACCTGCGGGCGGATATGCGGGTCACCTTTTTCGTCTGCATCAACGCCACCGAAGAAGATGTGCTGACGGCAGCGGCCAGACTGTCTCAGGCGGGGCGGATTACCCCCGACGACATCAAAAATGCTCTGGAAAAACGAGCCGATGACGCGATCCGAGCCGCTGCCAAAACCAAAAACCTAGCCGAGATCGACTCCGATAAATTAGGCTTTGCGCAGGAGGTCTTAAACCTGATCGAGCCGGACTTGAAAAAAGTTGGGCTAACCCTCAACAACATCGCCATCTCAGAAGTAGAAGAAAGCGATACCTACGATACCAACAATTTCTTCGATGCCCAGGGAGTACGCCTGCGCACCGAGACTATTCAAAAATCCATTCAGCAAAAACGGGAAGTAGAACTCTCCACCCAGGTCACCATCGAACAAAAGGAGCTGAACGCCGAGAAGCAATCCCTCCTGATCCAGCAGGAAAAAGAGAGCGCTCGTATGGAGCAGCAGCTACAATTAGAAGCCCTAAAGGCCCAGCGTGAACGGGAAATCCAAGAAGCACAGGTGCGGGAAGCAGCTACTGTGGAGCGGAATAAAATCCTACAAATGCAGTCGGTGGAAGAGGAGGAAATTCGCAAAAAGTTGGCCATTCAGCAGAGCCAAATCAATGCCGATATTGCTCTAGAAGAACGGAACAAACAGCTCAAAATTGTGCAAATCCTACAACAACAGGAATCAGAAACTGCTGAGATTCAGCGACAACAGGCGATCGAATCCGCCCGACTGGGATCCCAGGTGCAAATTGCCGAGTCGGAACGGCTGGCCCAAATTGCCCGCGAAGAAGCGCAGATTGCCATTGCTAACAAGCGCCGCGAGAGTCTTTTGGCGGAAGCCGAACGGGTGAAAGCTGAAAGTGGGGTGCAAACGGCCCGCGAGCTGGAACAAGCGGAACGCCGTCAACGGCTGGCCATTATCGCTGCCGAAGAAGAGGCCGAACAACGCACCATCAGCGAGCGCAATGTGGTGGAAATCGAGGCCTTCCGGCGCAAACGACAGGCCCAGATCGCCCAAGAAGCCGCCCAAATTGAAGCAGAATCCATCCGCACTTTGGCTGCCGCAGAACGGGATCGGGCCTTGGCCGAAGCAGAAGGGATCCGCGCCAAACTGGCCGCTCAAAACACC contains:
- a CDS encoding flotillin family protein, encoding MLFWLALLQSLPIPSERDLPQAQVTLLPQRPPLPTTLTQTNGIPLSARGQLLSGPTFFAGVAGAIVFLLLLAIWAYTRVYVITPNNEAFVRTGGVVAKKKTVILNGGCIVLPGFHELTRVPLREISIDVERTGKLAVRTQDYLRADMRVTFFVCINATEEDVLTAAARLSQAGRITPDDIKNALEKRADDAIRAAAKTKNLAEIDSDKLGFAQEVLNLIEPDLKKVGLTLNNIAISEVEESDTYDTNNFFDAQGVRLRTETIQKSIQQKREVELSTQVTIEQKELNAEKQSLLIQQEKESARMEQQLQLEALKAQREREIQEAQVREAATVERNKILQMQSVEEEEIRKKLAIQQSQINADIALEERNKQLKIVQILQQQESETAEIQRQQAIESARLGSQVQIAESERLAQIAREEAQIAIANKRRESLLAEAERVKAESGVQTARELEQAERRQRLAIIAAEEEAEQRTISERNVVEIEAFRRKRQAQIAQEAAQIEAESIRTLAAAERDRALAEAEGIRAKLAAQNTVSTATLTAELIKELWPELVQQLPQTLEALAPKPGVLGDARIYSFGGGMGNGSSAAEINKLLLSSSGLELLSGLLKEDKLGALLDRIALLLRQPEADSSAPEVHQGIPTKEGG
- a CDS encoding OB-fold-containig protein, whose translation is MLFSLLNLPYWILLGVGVGLFLLVILAGGGDEDLEVEAELDSELEADGGSLWSWLGVGEAPLILLLALDFSLWGLLGWLVQVTLLGWLGSLGNRGQFLVLMGSLVVAIGLGRWIARPIGLAFAGFGEDASEERLIGRVGTVSSQEIPLGGRIGQVDVLDTHRNRVTVSARLPEWATAAPKRGQEVILIERGSQGYVVILKDSPDEAHWLRPGSSPTLPE